Within Psychrobacter sp. AH5, the genomic segment AACGGGGCTTTGATAGTACTAAAAGCGGAGAACAGCCACGCAAAAGTAGCGTTAGCTGGGGTGATGTTGGCGAAGCTATACTTGATGCTTAATAAGATCATTCATGATAAACACGTTGAGCTGTCGCGTTTTGCTTTACCTGCCAAAGCTGGGGTTAGCGATGAAGCACAAAGCGCTGCGATGACCCAACTGCTAAAAACAGTCGGTAAAAAAGAGCAAATGCTGATTTTATTACCCAGTGCAGGCATGAGACAAATCGGCAGCTACGTGCAATTACAAAGTGTCAAACGTCCCACCACCGTTTATGAGCGTGAGTGTGCGGTGTTTGATGGCGGTAATGACGCTATGATGCAGCGCTTAGCCGATGTGCGTAACTCAGTGCTAACTACGGAAAGTAGCCCTTCATAAAAGCCTTATTATCAAAATAAAATCATCCTAATGACGAAAAGTATTGACAAGGCTTAGTAGAGACTTTATAAGGCATGTATATAGTACTTTCTTTTAAATTTTTGGTACAAATAATAGGAGTTTGTCATGAGCGATCCTGATATTGATGATTTTGATGATGAATTTGCTGACGATGATGATGCAAAGATGGTTGAAGAAGCAGAAACGAGTATACGCACGCGCTTGAGTAGTCTGGAGAAGCGTCGTCTCATCGATAATTTGTTAGAAGAGAAGCGCTTAGCAAAGGCTCTAAAAGACGACTTAGAAGATGATGGCGATGATGATTTAGATGACGACTGGGATGCGGACTGGAACGATGAAGACTTATAATCGTCCAAACGTTTGAGTAATGTCGCATTTAGACAACAAGGTCGTAGCGCCTATCATGCTATTGTAAATAGATATTTTGACATTACTGTCTATCGATTCTGCAACCTTTTGACAAGGAGAGGTACTATGAGTACTAACCCATTAAGCTTTGATCAACTGCTCGATTTTTTGGATAATCAAGAGAGCCCCTACGTGCTCGATAGCGTCGCCACTCACGGGTTTTTGACTGCCACAGTGATTGGTCCTGCGCTAGCAAATTGGCAGCAGGCCTTGTTTGAAGGTCAAACCGACAAAGTACCTGAAAACGTGGTTGACGGTGTGCAGCGTTGGCGCGAGGCTATCATCGCTGAGCTAAAAAATGAGACGCCTATCGAGCTGCCTTTTGGGTCCGATGAAGAGAGTGAGCAAGCGGTTGCCGAATTCTCAGAAGAGTCGGATATCGTCGCTTGGTCGATAGGTTTTGTCGATGCAATGTATGCTGATGACGCTGAGGATTGGTTTGAAGATGAAGATACCGCGGAGGATGTGGCGGTTTTGACCTTGCCTATGATCGTGCTCAGTGGTATCGATGACGAGGATGCAGAGCTTGCGCAAATGCGTAATGATAAAGATAAAATGGCGCAAATGGCCAATAGTATCGAGGGTAATCTAACGGAGCTGTTCTTGTTGTTTCATACCAAGGACTAATCAGCCATTAAAAAGCCATTACTTCATAAGCCTCTGCATGCTGTAAACCACTGATAAAGGACTACCATGACTGTGCAACTCTCCAATCTTGAGCACTTACCAGGCTATCAGATCACTGAACGCTTAGATGTGGTCTATGGCAGTACGGTGCGCTCAAAACACGTCGGCAAAGACTTATTTGCCGGCCTAAAAAACATCGTCGGCGGCGAGCTTACCGCCTACACTGAGCTACTAGAGGAGTCGCGTCAAGAGGCGATAGATAGAATGACTGTTAAGGCTGAAGCATTAGGCGCTGATGCGGTAGTTGGTCTGCGTTTTTCGACCTCTAGCATCGCGCAAGGTGCCTCTGAATTATTTGTCTATGGCACCGCAGTCAAAGCCATTCGAGCCGTGCAGCCGATGCAAAGCCAGCCGCCTAGCGATTCTGGCTATCAGTCCTATCAAAAGCCAAATACTCAAGCCGATTATGAGCAAACGCCAGTAGACGATTTACCACGTTTTAATCCCTTTGGCTAAGCGGCCAAGTCGTTTTATGAGAAGAGACGTGCTATGAATAACTCCTTTTCGCAAATGCTGTTCAATTACGCATCGCTTATTGTATTATTCGTAGTCGGTTGGTTCTTTGGTGCGCGTCATGAGCGCCAGCATTTAGCGCGTTTGGTGCTGTCGGAACAGGAGCTTGGGCATATTATCGTCTCAACCGAGCGTTTTTATCAGCCAAAGATAATGACAGGTAGTGATGGCGAGCTGGTACTTGGTAGCGTGGTGATTGCACAAGATTATTTCAAAATGGTCATTGCCAAAGTATTAAGCATTTTTGGCAAAAACTTAACCACTTATGAGACTTTACTCGATCGCGCCCG encodes:
- a CDS encoding YecA family protein, with amino-acid sequence MSTNPLSFDQLLDFLDNQESPYVLDSVATHGFLTATVIGPALANWQQALFEGQTDKVPENVVDGVQRWREAIIAELKNETPIELPFGSDEESEQAVAEFSEESDIVAWSIGFVDAMYADDAEDWFEDEDTAEDVAVLTLPMIVLSGIDDEDAELAQMRNDKDKMAQMANSIEGNLTELFLLFHTKD
- a CDS encoding heavy metal-binding domain-containing protein → MNNSFSQMLFNYASLIVLFVVGWFFGARHERQHLARLVLSEQELGHIIVSTERFYQPKIMTGSDGELVLGSVVIAQDYFKMVIAKVLSIFGKNLTTYETLLDRARREAVVRMRTQAHQKGYNHIYGLRLEVSNINQLGSMVEAIAYGTAVKMEASSLLTGE
- a CDS encoding PA3496 family putative envelope integrity protein — protein: MSDPDIDDFDDEFADDDDAKMVEEAETSIRTRLSSLEKRRLIDNLLEEKRLAKALKDDLEDDGDDDLDDDWDADWNDEDL
- a CDS encoding YbjQ family protein translates to MQLSNLEHLPGYQITERLDVVYGSTVRSKHVGKDLFAGLKNIVGGELTAYTELLEESRQEAIDRMTVKAEALGADAVVGLRFSTSSIAQGASELFVYGTAVKAIRAVQPMQSQPPSDSGYQSYQKPNTQADYEQTPVDDLPRFNPFG